The following coding sequences lie in one bacterium genomic window:
- a CDS encoding aminotransferase class V-fold PLP-dependent enzyme: protein MPSCWPAATPGRPYLGLFADHLAPSLRSSWKVGAVAFTLVLGGFAAVLERGGGFAALVQRWVRPGPGAARRLETAATGLGMVCFFDGLANSMVVGRVCRELGDRSGVPRVKLAYIVDSTSSAVACVALVSTWIAFQLSMIAESFAMAGRPANPYTVFLHSLPYNFHCWFTIVLLFVAVRARFHPGPMGAYERAALAGRAGGPAASTDDGGQVMSRGTFGPAARATLLPIGVLLATFLAGFVALGAPRPLWPLSREKVVAAFGSDAGPLVLVLAGLVATLAAVAWYPRGASGGRGAIPGAFAGGVRTMGGAIWILLAAWMLGSVLEALGTARALTALLVASGTLALMPLLTFVTGAAISFATGTSWGTMGILFPLAVPAAAAAGGDEQLLHVIVAAVFSGAVFGDHCSPFSDTTVVTAISCGVETHDHVVTQMPYALIAATVACLVGFLPAGLGFPVAGSLVLGTALILLLPRLWPGAVTRGGGPMRDLRSEFLLRPDVVFLNHGSFGACPRPVFDEYQRLQRELEAEPVDFLHTARTLPGRLAAARAELAAFVGAQRDDLVFVPNATWGGNVVARSLRLSPGDEVLTTDHEYGAMERTWTFACEKAGASLVRCRLPLPLGGPQEAVDAVWRGVSSRTRVLVISHITSPTALVLPVAELVHRAREQDIFTFIDGAHAPGQVPLDLDALGADCYTGNCHKWLLSPKGAGFLHVRRDRQELVEPLAVSWGWRADQPGPSRFVDEHDWTGTRDPSACLSVPAALAFRREHDWDRIMAGCRDLTREARRLLLAVTGQAAPCPEEPWLAQMAAVPLPPVDPVRLGTALRERHKIEVPVTMHDGKPWLRVSLQAYNSLRDIEMLVAALRTEL, encoded by the coding sequence GTGCCCTCATGCTGGCCGGCGGCGACCCCTGGCAGGCCCTACCTTGGCCTGTTCGCCGACCATCTGGCGCCCAGCCTGCGCAGCAGCTGGAAAGTGGGCGCGGTGGCCTTCACGCTGGTCCTGGGCGGCTTTGCCGCCGTGCTCGAGCGCGGGGGCGGCTTCGCGGCGCTCGTGCAACGATGGGTGCGGCCCGGGCCCGGCGCCGCCCGCAGGCTCGAGACGGCCGCAACCGGGCTGGGGATGGTCTGTTTCTTCGACGGCCTGGCCAACAGCATGGTCGTCGGCCGCGTCTGCCGTGAACTCGGCGATCGCAGCGGCGTCCCGCGCGTGAAGCTGGCCTACATCGTCGACTCGACGTCCTCGGCAGTGGCCTGCGTGGCCCTGGTCTCGACCTGGATCGCGTTCCAGTTGTCGATGATCGCCGAGTCCTTCGCCATGGCGGGAAGGCCGGCCAATCCCTATACCGTCTTCCTGCATTCGCTGCCCTACAATTTCCACTGCTGGTTCACCATCGTCCTGCTCTTCGTCGCGGTGAGGGCGCGCTTCCACCCGGGGCCGATGGGCGCGTACGAACGTGCCGCCCTGGCGGGGCGGGCAGGCGGGCCGGCGGCCTCCACGGATGACGGCGGCCAGGTCATGTCGCGGGGCACCTTCGGCCCGGCCGCGCGCGCCACGCTGCTGCCGATCGGCGTGCTGCTCGCGACCTTCCTCGCCGGCTTCGTGGCCCTGGGTGCGCCGCGACCGCTCTGGCCCCTGTCGCGGGAGAAGGTGGTGGCGGCCTTCGGATCGGACGCGGGCCCGCTCGTCCTGGTGCTGGCCGGCCTCGTCGCCACGCTGGCTGCCGTGGCCTGGTACCCTCGCGGGGCGTCAGGGGGGCGCGGGGCGATTCCGGGCGCCTTTGCCGGTGGCGTCCGCACGATGGGCGGGGCGATCTGGATCCTGCTCGCGGCCTGGATGCTGGGCAGCGTGCTCGAGGCGCTGGGCACCGCTCGTGCGCTCACCGCACTGCTGGTGGCCAGCGGCACGCTGGCCCTGATGCCACTGTTGACCTTCGTCACCGGTGCGGCCATCTCCTTCGCGACGGGCACCTCGTGGGGCACCATGGGCATCCTGTTCCCGCTGGCGGTGCCTGCCGCCGCCGCTGCCGGCGGCGACGAGCAGTTGCTTCACGTCATCGTGGCTGCGGTGTTCAGCGGCGCCGTCTTCGGTGACCACTGCTCGCCGTTCAGCGACACGACTGTCGTGACGGCGATCTCCTGCGGCGTCGAGACGCACGACCACGTCGTCACGCAGATGCCGTACGCGCTCATCGCCGCGACCGTGGCCTGCCTTGTAGGCTTCCTGCCGGCCGGGCTGGGCTTCCCGGTTGCCGGGTCGCTCGTGCTGGGGACCGCACTGATCCTGTTGCTGCCGCGACTGTGGCCCGGCGCCGTGACCCGCGGGGGAGGACCGATGAGAGACCTGCGATCCGAGTTCCTGCTGCGCCCGGATGTCGTGTTCCTCAACCACGGCTCGTTCGGGGCGTGCCCGCGACCGGTGTTCGACGAGTACCAGCGTTTGCAGCGTGAGCTGGAGGCCGAGCCGGTCGACTTCCTGCACACGGCGCGCACGTTGCCGGGCCGGCTGGCCGCCGCGCGCGCCGAACTGGCTGCGTTCGTCGGCGCGCAGCGCGACGACCTCGTCTTCGTCCCCAACGCCACCTGGGGCGGGAACGTCGTGGCGCGCTCGCTGCGCCTGTCTCCGGGTGACGAGGTACTCACGACCGATCACGAATACGGCGCCATGGAGCGCACCTGGACCTTCGCCTGCGAAAAGGCGGGCGCGAGCCTCGTCCGCTGCCGCTTGCCCCTGCCCCTGGGCGGGCCGCAAGAGGCCGTCGACGCCGTCTGGCGCGGGGTCAGCAGCCGGACGCGCGTGCTGGTGATCAGTCACATCACATCGCCGACTGCGCTGGTCCTGCCCGTGGCCGAACTGGTACACCGTGCGCGTGAACAGGACATCTTCACCTTCATCGACGGTGCGCACGCGCCGGGTCAGGTCCCGCTCGACCTCGACGCGCTCGGAGCCGACTGCTACACCGGCAACTGCCACAAGTGGCTGCTGTCGCCGAAGGGGGCCGGCTTCCTGCATGTGCGACGGGACCGCCAGGAACTGGTCGAGCCCCTGGCCGTCAGCTGGGGCTGGCGCGCCGACCAGCCCGGGCCCAGCCGATTCGTCGACGAGCACGACTGGACAGGCACGCGCGACCCTTCCGCCTGCCTGTCCGTACCCGCGGCGCTGGCGTTCCGTCGCGAACACGACTGGGATCGCATCATGGCCGGCTGCCGCGACCTGACCCGCGAAGCCCGTCGCCTGCTGCTGGCGGTGACCGGACAGGCCGCTCCGTGCCCCGAGGAACCGTGGCTGGCGCAGATGGCAGCGGTGCCTTTGCCGCCGGTCGACCCGGTGCGCCTGGGCACGGCCCTGCGTGAGCGGCACAAGATCGAGGTTCCGGTGACCATGCACGACGGCAAGCCCTGGTTGCGCGTCTCCCTCCAGGCCTACAACAGCCTGCGCGACATCGAGATGCTGGTCGCGGCGCTGCGCACCGAGCTCTGA
- a CDS encoding pyruvate ferredoxin oxidoreductase (catalyzes the formation of acetyl-CoA from pyruvate and coenzyme A), translating to MAVNLKQLTQNEDLLAGGHRACAGCTGANILRQIMLTAGQDTVVGGATGCMEVITTIFPYTAWKTSFIHSAFENCAATISGVETAYRSLKKHGELPVQRDKMNFIAFGGDGGTYDIGLQSLSGAMERGHNMLYVCYDNEAYMNTGIQRSSATPLGAHTSTAPAGSVKQGKEQNRKDLTKILVAHNIPYVAQTTPYHWKDLATKVEKALACDGPAFINILMPCTVGWHFDPAIGMELAKEAVENNFWPLFEVENGVYTINHKPKDPAPVVEWMKKQGRFKHLFKPGNEHLLEASQATVDREWKKLLKLEASTQD from the coding sequence ATGGCTGTCAATCTCAAGCAGTTGACCCAGAACGAGGACCTCCTGGCCGGGGGCCACCGCGCCTGCGCGGGCTGCACGGGCGCGAATATCCTGCGCCAGATCATGCTGACGGCGGGCCAGGACACCGTCGTGGGCGGCGCCACGGGTTGCATGGAGGTCATCACGACCATCTTCCCGTACACCGCCTGGAAGACATCGTTCATCCACAGCGCGTTCGAGAACTGCGCGGCGACCATCAGCGGCGTCGAGACCGCGTACCGCTCGCTCAAGAAGCACGGCGAGCTGCCGGTGCAGCGCGACAAGATGAACTTCATCGCTTTCGGCGGCGACGGCGGCACCTACGACATCGGCCTGCAGTCGCTGTCGGGCGCCATGGAGCGCGGCCACAACATGCTGTACGTCTGCTACGACAACGAGGCGTACATGAACACCGGCATCCAGCGCTCGAGCGCGACGCCGCTGGGCGCGCATACCTCGACGGCGCCCGCCGGCTCGGTCAAGCAGGGGAAGGAACAGAACCGCAAGGACCTGACGAAGATCCTCGTGGCGCACAACATCCCCTACGTGGCGCAGACCACGCCGTACCACTGGAAGGACCTGGCCACCAAGGTGGAGAAGGCCCTGGCCTGTGACGGCCCCGCGTTCATCAACATCCTCATGCCGTGCACGGTGGGCTGGCACTTCGACCCCGCCATCGGCATGGAGCTGGCCAAGGAAGCGGTCGAGAACAACTTCTGGCCGCTGTTCGAGGTCGAGAACGGTGTCTACACCATCAACCACAAGCCGAAGGACCCGGCGCCGGTGGTCGAGTGGATGAAGAAGCAGGGCCGCTTCAAGCACCTCTTCAAGCCGGGCAACGAGCACCTCCTCGAGGCCAGCCAGGCGACCGTGGACAGGGAGTGGAAGAAGCTGCTCAAGCTGGAGGCATCGACGCAGGACTGA
- the porA gene encoding pyruvate ferredoxin oxidoreductase, which translates to MEQKLVALSGNEAVAYAFKQARPHVAAAFPITPQTEMMHKYADFVANGESSTEMILVESEHSAMSAAIGSAAAGARTFTATSSAGFALMWEVVYIAASLRLPICMALVNRALSGNINIHCDHSDSMGGRDAGWIHLFSENAQESYDNAVMSWRIAEHMDVRLPVMVNYDGFIISHTADALYMLPDDVAWKFIGKYKPAYTLLNPEKPITVGPLDLTDYYFEHKTSQLAAYDKAPAIIQQVSDEFADLTGRRYGFAEEYRLDDADMVMVLLGSSAGTCKDVIDQYREKGVKVGLLKLRTFRPFPAAYLAKVLSGRKAVCVLDRSASFGGQGGPLFMETRSAMYGLQVPVHGYIYGLGGRDFDLKQAATVIENLQKVAAGGELKDINLLGVRL; encoded by the coding sequence ATGGAGCAGAAACTCGTCGCACTGTCCGGCAATGAAGCGGTGGCCTATGCGTTCAAGCAGGCCCGTCCGCATGTTGCCGCGGCATTCCCGATCACTCCGCAGACGGAGATGATGCACAAGTACGCGGACTTCGTCGCCAACGGCGAGTCGTCCACGGAGATGATCCTGGTCGAGAGCGAGCATTCGGCGATGAGCGCGGCCATCGGGTCCGCTGCCGCCGGCGCCCGCACGTTCACGGCGACGAGCAGCGCCGGGTTCGCGTTGATGTGGGAAGTGGTGTATATCGCCGCCTCGTTGCGCCTGCCGATCTGCATGGCACTGGTCAATCGGGCCCTCAGCGGCAACATCAACATCCACTGCGACCACAGCGACAGCATGGGCGGCCGGGATGCCGGCTGGATCCACCTGTTCAGCGAGAACGCGCAGGAGTCCTACGACAACGCCGTGATGTCCTGGCGCATCGCCGAGCACATGGACGTTCGCCTGCCGGTGATGGTGAACTACGACGGCTTCATCATCAGCCACACCGCCGACGCCCTCTACATGCTGCCGGACGACGTGGCCTGGAAGTTCATCGGCAAGTACAAGCCGGCGTACACGCTGCTGAACCCGGAGAAGCCGATCACGGTCGGGCCCTTGGACCTGACCGACTACTACTTCGAGCACAAGACCAGCCAGCTGGCCGCCTACGACAAGGCCCCGGCGATCATCCAGCAGGTCAGCGACGAGTTCGCCGACCTCACCGGACGCCGCTACGGCTTCGCCGAGGAGTACCGGCTCGACGACGCGGACATGGTGATGGTGCTGCTGGGCTCGAGCGCCGGCACCTGCAAGGACGTCATCGACCAGTACCGCGAGAAGGGCGTGAAGGTGGGCCTGCTCAAGCTGCGCACGTTCCGTCCCTTCCCGGCCGCGTACCTGGCGAAGGTGCTGAGCGGCCGCAAGGCAGTCTGCGTGCTCGACCGCTCGGCCAGTTTCGGCGGCCAGGGCGGCCCGCTGTTCATGGAGACCCGCTCGGCCATGTACGGCCTGCAGGTGCCCGTGCACGGTTACATCTACGGGCTGGGCGGCCGCGACTTCGACCTGAAGCAGGCGGCGACGGTCATCGAGAACCTGCAGAAGGTCGCCGCCGGCGGCGAACTCAAGGACATCAACCTGCTGGGCGTCAGGCTCTAG
- a CDS encoding 4Fe-4S dicluster domain-containing protein, whose product MSMISTKDLHEGGIIREAGNSATYKTGDWRTFVPQFVAENCIHCMFCWIYCPDTAIEIDASGPKPVMKGIILDHCKGCGICAHECPPAKKGKAALVMVREEK is encoded by the coding sequence ATGAGCATGATCAGCACGAAAGACCTGCACGAGGGCGGCATCATCCGCGAAGCGGGCAATTCCGCCACGTACAAGACCGGCGATTGGCGCACGTTCGTGCCGCAGTTCGTCGCGGAGAACTGCATCCACTGCATGTTCTGCTGGATCTACTGCCCGGACACCGCCATCGAGATCGATGCGTCCGGTCCCAAGCCCGTCATGAAGGGCATCATCCTGGACCACTGCAAGGGCTGCGGCATCTGCGCCCACGAGTGCCCGCCCGCGAAGAAGGGCAAGGCTGCGCTCGTCATGGTCCGTGAAGAAAAATAG
- a CDS encoding 2-oxoacid:acceptor oxidoreductase family protein: MSGKMVEIRWHARGGQGAKTAAMFLAEAVLTKGKYGQGFPEYGPERRGAPMRGFTRISDIPIRRHCMIENPGIVIVLDSSLLDSPAAGVTAGTAAGTVFLVNTTDAPAVVSKKLGVKGAKVHTVDATGIALETIGRPIPNMPMVGALLAVNDMLSLDELKGALVEQLSSKFSQVVIDGNLAAIDRANKELVSA; this comes from the coding sequence ATGTCAGGTAAGATGGTCGAGATCCGCTGGCACGCCCGCGGCGGCCAGGGCGCCAAGACCGCTGCCATGTTCCTGGCCGAAGCGGTCCTGACGAAGGGCAAGTACGGGCAGGGATTCCCCGAGTACGGTCCCGAGCGACGCGGCGCGCCGATGCGCGGCTTCACGCGGATCTCCGACATCCCGATCCGGCGCCACTGCATGATCGAGAACCCGGGTATCGTCATCGTGCTCGATTCCAGCCTCCTGGACAGCCCCGCCGCCGGCGTGACTGCCGGGACCGCGGCGGGCACGGTTTTCCTGGTCAATACCACCGACGCGCCTGCCGTCGTCAGCAAGAAGCTGGGCGTCAAGGGCGCGAAGGTTCATACGGTCGATGCGACCGGTATCGCGCTCGAGACGATCGGGCGGCCCATCCCCAACATGCCGATGGTCGGCGCGCTTCTCGCGGTCAACGACATGTTGAGCCTGGATGAGCTCAAGGGCGCCCTCGTCGAGCAGCTGAGCAGCAAGTTCTCGCAGGTGGTCATCGACGGCAACCTGGCCGCGATCGATCGCGCCAACAAGGAGCTGGTGTCGGCATGA
- a CDS encoding 3-dehydroquinate synthase, which produces MSHESRIIDMVLDGQPSRIVLGPLAALELSRFIPQPPPVYIVDEAVARLQPAWLEQLQHGCDPDRSGTLVLAGGEPVKQLQTLAGIYAWLAERAVPRDGTIVGIGGGALLDAAGFAAATWQRGIGWVSVPTTLLAMIDAAIGGKTAINAAGLKNQVGAFHPAAGIMVDCGFLVSLPRAGWRDGLAEMIKTAVIGDPGLFVELELSGDELRRMFGPESGPDAEAVSGVLGALPWRAWVGRAAAVKADIVGRDFHEHGPRRALNLGHTLGHALESYSAGSASPLTHGQAVAIGMAVVFRIAADRGLCPLTLAVRVNELLDACGLPTRCAAPPAAELERLVQADKKRKGGRVRWVLPRGLRQLDLEGSVETADLIRWLD; this is translated from the coding sequence GTGAGCCACGAATCCCGCATCATCGACATGGTTCTCGACGGCCAGCCGAGCCGTATCGTCCTGGGCCCGCTGGCCGCACTCGAGTTGTCGCGGTTCATCCCCCAGCCGCCGCCGGTCTACATCGTCGATGAAGCCGTGGCCCGCCTGCAGCCGGCGTGGCTCGAGCAACTGCAGCACGGCTGCGACCCGGACCGCTCCGGCACGCTGGTGCTGGCAGGCGGGGAACCGGTCAAGCAGCTGCAGACGCTGGCGGGGATCTACGCCTGGCTGGCCGAACGCGCCGTGCCGCGCGACGGGACCATCGTCGGCATCGGCGGCGGGGCGTTGCTCGATGCGGCGGGATTCGCAGCTGCCACCTGGCAGCGCGGTATCGGCTGGGTGAGCGTGCCGACGACGCTCCTGGCCATGATCGATGCCGCCATCGGCGGCAAGACGGCGATCAACGCCGCCGGGCTGAAGAACCAGGTCGGCGCTTTCCATCCCGCGGCCGGCATCATGGTCGATTGCGGATTCCTGGTCTCGTTGCCGCGCGCCGGGTGGCGTGACGGACTGGCCGAGATGATCAAGACCGCCGTGATCGGCGACCCGGGGCTGTTCGTCGAGCTCGAGTTGTCGGGGGATGAACTGCGCAGGATGTTCGGCCCGGAATCCGGTCCGGATGCCGAGGCCGTCAGCGGTGTGCTCGGAGCATTGCCCTGGCGGGCCTGGGTGGGCCGTGCCGCGGCGGTCAAGGCGGATATCGTCGGCAGGGATTTCCACGAGCATGGACCGCGTCGCGCCCTGAATCTCGGCCACACGCTCGGGCATGCGCTGGAATCGTACAGCGCCGGCTCCGCATCACCCCTGACGCACGGCCAGGCGGTGGCGATCGGCATGGCGGTCGTTTTCCGCATCGCCGCCGACCGCGGCCTGTGTCCACTGACTCTCGCCGTCCGCGTGAACGAACTGCTCGACGCCTGTGGTTTGCCCACGCGCTGCGCGGCGCCCCCGGCTGCGGAACTGGAGCGGCTGGTGCAGGCCGACAAGAAGCGCAAGGGCGGCCGCGTGCGCTGGGTCCTGCCCCGTGGCCTGCGTCAACTCGACCTCGAGGGCAGCGTCGAGACGGCTGACCTCATCCGCTGGCTCGATTGA
- a CDS encoding T9SS type A sorting domain-containing protein, with product MAAAPGDCALGEHSPCLDRGDPEPACADPDGSRADIGVHGGPGAVMVAPPAVTGAAVTALGGGHIRLSWTASPATDIHHYVVYRDSASAFVPSPAKAVSIVAHPAVQLEEAPPAGPWYYVVSAVDATGHAGGFSAQVAAWSAATPVPDAGLPAALAVASVRPNPFNPRTVVSFDVPRTGTVRLAIHDLRGRVVRRLLDGNLEAGRHEVRWDGTDEGGRPAAAGVYLLRLRQGDEAVSSKLVLAK from the coding sequence TTGGCGGCCGCGCCAGGCGATTGCGCCCTCGGCGAGCATTCGCCCTGCCTGGACCGGGGCGATCCCGAACCGGCCTGTGCCGACCCCGACGGTTCCCGGGCCGATATCGGCGTGCATGGCGGCCCCGGGGCCGTCATGGTGGCCCCGCCCGCGGTGACCGGGGCGGCCGTCACGGCGCTTGGCGGCGGGCACATCCGCCTGAGCTGGACGGCGTCACCAGCCACGGACATCCACCACTACGTGGTCTATCGCGACTCGGCGTCCGCCTTCGTGCCGTCCCCGGCGAAGGCCGTGTCGATCGTGGCGCACCCCGCAGTGCAGCTGGAGGAGGCGCCGCCGGCCGGGCCGTGGTACTACGTGGTCTCGGCCGTCGATGCGACCGGCCACGCCGGCGGCTTCAGCGCGCAGGTCGCCGCCTGGTCTGCGGCGACGCCGGTACCGGACGCCGGGTTGCCCGCGGCGCTCGCGGTCGCCTCGGTCAGGCCCAACCCCTTCAATCCGCGCACCGTGGTTTCGTTCGACGTGCCGCGCACCGGCACCGTCCGGTTGGCGATCCACGACCTGCGCGGCCGCGTGGTGCGGCGCCTGCTCGACGGCAATCTGGAAGCCGGCCGGCACGAGGTGCGATGGGACGGCACGGACGAAGGCGGACGGCCGGCTGCAGCCGGCGTCTACCTGCTGCGCCTGAGGCAGGGCGACGAGGCGGTCTCGTCCAAGCTGGTACTCGCGAAATAG
- the priA gene encoding primosomal protein N' yields the protein MDAPAVPRYHADPGTRMTIERETMTAGGQKVAGQGPRSVQRLEVALPVPLPQTFTYLHLPGVEPSSRVVEAGDLVEVVFGRRKHVVGLVVQADAPAPPQAPAEPAEGSAPAIRLRDITRVLPVEYRLVGERRRLADWLATYYALPLGEVVPLFHPPSPGTTVRQGRRAAPAGYPTVDGAVTHLTTAQQVAVDDGRQRLGGRTFSAVLLHGVTGSGKTEVYLTLIATALEMGRGALFLLPEIALTPQTLSRIAARFGNDVAAVHSGLSAGQRSRVHEQAARGETRVVVGPRSALFAPVRDLGLIVVDEEHESSYKQDEKPRYHARHAALVRGRECGALVVLGSATPDLESLANARDGRYGLWELPERMGVPLPEVAIVDVRGAASPDGVSPELDAAVSAALERREQVILFYNRRGFARSLQCAGCGTAAACPDCDIAVTYHLRPRRLLCHYCGHTRPVPPSCEECGHAAFLPSGAGTERLELHLQGRFPQARLLRLDRDTTSGRDSHHRILGAFARGEADILLGTQMVAKGHHFPGVSLVGVLAADDGLAMPDFRAAERSFQLLSQVAGRAGRAAQGQVILQTWQPEHPVIVAVASHDFRAFAAAELDVRRTLGYPPYRRLARVGIAARAQAEAAAAAAALGGALREQFAGDAIVVLGPAPAVFERLMDRYRFQVLLKGDLPLRHKAWLAGCLRTLTVSFPGVEVMLDIDPVSSY from the coding sequence ATGGACGCACCCGCCGTGCCGCGCTACCATGCCGACCCCGGGACGCGAATGACCATCGAGAGGGAAACGATGACGGCGGGTGGACAGAAGGTGGCAGGGCAGGGTCCGCGGTCCGTGCAGCGCCTCGAAGTGGCGCTTCCCGTGCCGCTGCCGCAGACGTTCACCTACCTGCACCTGCCGGGCGTGGAGCCGTCGTCGCGCGTTGTGGAAGCCGGCGACCTGGTCGAGGTCGTCTTCGGGCGTCGAAAGCACGTGGTGGGCCTGGTGGTACAGGCCGACGCGCCCGCACCGCCGCAGGCGCCGGCCGAGCCGGCGGAAGGTTCGGCGCCGGCGATCCGGCTGCGCGACATCACCCGCGTGCTGCCGGTCGAGTACCGCCTCGTGGGCGAGCGGCGGCGCCTCGCCGACTGGCTGGCCACCTATTACGCCTTGCCGCTGGGCGAGGTCGTACCGCTGTTCCACCCGCCCTCGCCGGGCACGACCGTGCGCCAGGGACGCCGCGCGGCGCCGGCGGGCTACCCGACTGTCGACGGCGCCGTGACGCACCTGACGACCGCACAGCAAGTGGCCGTTGACGACGGTCGGCAGCGCCTGGGCGGCCGCACGTTTTCGGCCGTGCTGCTGCACGGCGTCACGGGCAGCGGCAAGACCGAGGTCTACCTGACGCTGATCGCCACGGCGCTGGAGATGGGGCGTGGCGCCCTGTTCCTGCTGCCCGAGATCGCGTTGACGCCGCAGACACTGTCGCGCATCGCCGCGCGATTCGGCAACGATGTCGCCGCGGTGCACAGCGGGTTGTCGGCCGGGCAGCGCAGCCGCGTCCATGAACAGGCGGCACGCGGGGAGACGAGGGTCGTGGTCGGGCCGCGGTCGGCCCTGTTCGCCCCCGTGCGCGATCTCGGCCTGATCGTCGTCGACGAGGAACACGAGAGTTCCTACAAGCAGGACGAGAAGCCCCGCTACCATGCCCGCCACGCCGCGCTGGTGCGCGGGCGCGAGTGCGGCGCTCTGGTGGTGCTCGGGTCGGCCACTCCCGACCTCGAATCCCTCGCCAACGCGCGTGACGGCCGCTACGGATTGTGGGAACTGCCCGAGCGCATGGGTGTCCCGCTGCCGGAGGTGGCGATCGTCGACGTGCGCGGCGCCGCCTCGCCTGACGGAGTTTCGCCGGAGCTCGATGCGGCCGTTTCGGCGGCGCTCGAACGCCGTGAGCAGGTCATCCTGTTCTACAATCGACGCGGGTTCGCCCGTTCACTCCAGTGCGCCGGCTGCGGCACGGCCGCTGCGTGCCCCGACTGCGACATCGCCGTCACCTATCACCTGCGCCCGCGGCGCCTGCTCTGCCACTACTGTGGCCACACGCGACCGGTGCCCCCATCGTGCGAGGAGTGCGGACACGCCGCGTTCCTGCCCTCGGGCGCGGGTACGGAACGGCTCGAACTGCACCTGCAGGGGCGCTTTCCGCAGGCGCGTCTGCTGCGACTGGACCGCGACACCACCTCGGGGCGTGACAGCCATCACCGGATCCTCGGGGCGTTTGCGCGAGGCGAAGCCGACATCCTGCTGGGGACGCAGATGGTGGCCAAGGGGCACCACTTCCCGGGCGTGTCACTGGTGGGCGTGCTGGCCGCCGACGACGGGCTGGCCATGCCGGACTTCCGCGCGGCCGAGCGCTCGTTCCAGCTGCTGTCGCAGGTCGCCGGGCGCGCCGGCCGCGCGGCGCAGGGGCAGGTCATCCTGCAGACGTGGCAACCGGAGCACCCGGTCATCGTCGCGGTCGCGAGCCACGACTTCCGGGCTTTCGCGGCGGCGGAACTGGATGTGCGCCGGACGCTCGGCTACCCGCCCTACCGGCGGCTGGCCCGGGTCGGCATCGCCGCCCGCGCACAGGCCGAGGCGGCCGCAGCCGCCGCCGCGCTCGGAGGCGCCCTGCGCGAGCAGTTCGCCGGCGATGCCATTGTCGTACTGGGACCGGCGCCGGCCGTCTTCGAGCGCCTCATGGATCGCTACCGCTTCCAGGTGCTGCTGAAGGGCGATCTCCCGCTGCGTCACAAGGCCTGGCTGGCCGGCTGCCTGCGCACTTTGACGGTCAGCTTCCCCGGGGTGGAGGTCATGCTCGACATCGACCCGGTCTCCTCCTATTGA
- a CDS encoding response regulator codes for MRRILIADDEHNIRHILDFSLNVEGFDVISAQDGEEALELAASEAPDLIIMDVMMPGCGGVEACRRLKADTRTRNIPVILLTARSSREDREAGEAAGAAEYVTKPFSPQKVIDLVQSILGVAQE; via the coding sequence GTGCGCAGGATCCTGATCGCCGACGACGAACACAACATCCGTCATATCCTGGACTTCAGCCTGAATGTCGAGGGCTTCGACGTGATCTCCGCGCAGGACGGGGAGGAAGCCCTGGAGCTGGCTGCCAGCGAAGCGCCCGACCTGATCATCATGGATGTCATGATGCCCGGTTGTGGCGGTGTCGAGGCCTGCCGGCGCCTGAAGGCCGACACGCGCACACGGAATATACCGGTCATCCTGCTGACGGCGCGCTCGAGTCGCGAGGACCGCGAGGCGGGCGAAGCGGCCGGCGCCGCGGAGTACGTCACCAAGCCTTTCAGCCCCCAGAAGGTCATCGACCTGGTGCAGTCCATCCTCGGTGTGGCCCAGGAGTAG